The nucleotide sequence TGGTACAGACCACATCATCATTACAAAGTCTTCAGTTATTCATTTCCCaagtagagtgccagccctgactcactgccatcatcatcatcatcttattcttacattatattttatacatatgtattatatacatagtatgtaccaggcactgtgttgagtgctttacaaatgttatctcgtATGATCcatacaacaatcctgggaggtagatactgttattattcACATCTTGCAGTTAAGAAAActggaggaaacagaggttaagtgatttgcccaaggtcacacatccagtaagtgtctgaggccaaatttgaactctggtcttccagactccaagtgcAGCACTTTACCTACTCTGCCACCGAGATGCCAACATAAGCCACAGACACTTAACTGAGATCCTGTTATATACAGGGCATTTTAAGTgccaaagctgcagagaggtaCAAACCATGAACCCTGTCTCCTGTGGCTTTGGGGGCATTCTAACAAGGGGTTTATTATCTATGTGGGGACAGGATATGAATATAAGAAAGAAGTAGCAATTAGAAGAATGGGATTATACATATTGtatacacattaaaaaaagttgGCCTGCATTTAATAAACTGCTTGGTTATATGCATTCTCTGAGATACATGATTCCTGTTTTCATATTTAAGCttattctttccttatttcttaaggCCAGACATGTGGTGGTACATTAGGTTTGTGATACAGTAAGTCAGTTTCTACTTTGAAGAATTTAGGACATACATTTGAACAAACTAACATAATTTGGACACCATTTATTTGGGTCTGGTGGGCCTGAAAGGACTTTAATTATAGCATCTTTTTGGAAGAGCTAGGTTGTCCTAGCTCCAGTAAGACCAATTTGTCCTGCCAATTAGCCTGAATGCTGTAGATGGCCTAAGATATGGAAAACTAGATTGTTCAAATAAGTTGCCATTTGCCTTCTGTCTTGATAATTTGTTCTCTCCCCAAATCATTACCAGTCTAGACTTCTTCATTCAGCAGATATTTACTTTGTTCTATCCAGAGCactttgccaggcactatggtgaATTTAAAGAGAAATAAGGTGTGGTGACATTAAGTTTGCCATACAGTTAGCAGTTTCTATTTTGAAGGATTTAGGACATACATTTGAACAAACTAGCATAATTTTGAATGACTAAGTtactttgactattataaatattcagattaactacaaaggacctatgaaggaagatgctatctgcatccagagaaagaactgacaaatagaaggatgtatagaatgattttacatacatacatatatatgcacacacatatatgtgtctaatggtagctatctttagggtggggggagggaagaaaaaagggaaaacagaaagttacatgataacgttattatatatttaaaagtaacagcaagttgtacataatagatttgcagtttcatgtacaatcatctatttttctattctactatgttttagaaatgcttgttttatttcttaagttcagaataaagtaaataaaattaaaaaataaaaagaaataaggcaTGGTCCCTCTGACTTCAGGAAGGTTACAATTGAATTGGGAGAATAACACATTCTCACATGAAACAAAACAgtaaagaaaacaatacaaaaatcACAAAGCAATATATAATTAAATGTTATTAATTAAGTGATACATGTTTTGTATTCAGGGTATTAGATTAGTTTTGTATTTATTCAACATCTAGAATAGCCCAGAAACTGAATAAAGCATAAAAAGACTCAGGgtacttagtttccttatctttgaaTAATCTAAATGGATGGCCATTTCTGCTCAACTTTAGGATGCTTATTAGAATTTTGCACTTAAATATATCCTGCTTGAGTCTGAAGAacaattagatttgttcttttgGGCCCAAAAGGCAGGAACAAAGGGTAGAAATTGCAATGATGCCATTTGAGGCTTGATATAAAAAAAGAGCTTCCTGCGAGTTAGCACTGTCCTAAAGTCAAATGTGCTGTTCAAGAGGTGATGAGTTCCCACTCCTTAGAGGTCTTCGAGCAGAAGTTACACAACTCCTTGTTGCATATACTAGAGTGATGATTCTTTTTAGTTGAGTCTAGAATGGCTGCTAAGGTCTCTTCAAATTCTAAAATTCTTGgtgctatgattctgtgaaacaCCTTTAACTTACTGCCTTATTGGTTCATTCATCAAGCAATTagcacatttattaagagccaatcactgtgccaggtgctggggatccagagacaaagaataaagaactcccttctctcaaggatGTTGATGGTTTTTTCTCTGTGACGTATGGGGGCATTAGTGACTACCATGCCTTATCTTGTCATCATTCTTTTTCCTAGGATAAGAGCAAGCGGAGGCCAAGTCCACACCAGAAAGGTAGAAGATCTGTGGGAGCTTTATGGTTCATATGATGTTGTTGTCAATTGCTCAGGCCTTGGAAGCAGAGAGTTAGTAGGTGACTCTCAGCTTTTCCCTGTGAGAGGCCAAGTGCTTAAAGTTCAGGCACCCTGGGTGAAGCATTTTATCCGAGATGGGGATGGACAGACCTATATTTACCCAGGAGCCTTCAATGTGACACTAGGTGGAACAAGACAAAAAGATGACTGGAACCTGTCCCCTGatccacagaacagcagagacaTTCTTGCCAGGTGTTGTGCTCTGGAGCCGTCTCTTCAAGGAGCCTGGGATATCAAAGAGAAGGTGGGCTTGCGACCATCATGGCCAGGAGTGAGACTACAGACGGAGATATTAGCACAGGATGGACATCAACTACCCGTGGTTCACAACTATGGCCATGGCTCTGGCGGCTTCTCTGTGCACTGGGGTACTGCTCTCCAGGCTGTTCAGCTGGTCAAAAAGTTAATTAGCCCCTTGAAAATCTCTACTTCCAAGGCAAAGCTGTAAGTGATATGAGGCTGCATAAAGAGCCATGTAATTGGTCACCAGCACCAGATTCCAATCAATCCTTAAGACGGCATAGAGTGTGAAAATTGAAATCTAAAAGACCTGTGTTTGGATCCTGTCTTGGATACTTCCATGGCTATGTGAtgctagacaagtcatttaacccctttgggcttctgcttcctcatctgtaaaatatggataataatagcacccacctcacagggttattgtgaggattcaatgaggtaacacatgtaaagtgctctgcaaaccttataCGTTAGCTATCATAACAATAGCAATAAAATAACACGCTGGGAGGTATAAGCTCACTAAGTGTTTTCAGTACTATCATGGTGGATGTAGTCAGGacacaaattgttttttttttcctttttgttttgtttgtgaggcagtcagggttaaatgacttgcccagggtcacacagctgggaagcgtcaagtgtctgaggctggatttgaactcgggtcctcctgactccagggccagtgctccatctgctattgcaccacctagccaccttgGTAGGATACAAAATGAAGAGGGATTCCCTGTAGACAGTGAAGTCTTCCAGATGTTCTTGCTTCTATATGATGCCAGAGCAGGCTGCATCAAGCCTCAAAGTATGATGGAACCTCCTCAGTGCAATCCATAGTCAATTAAAAGAGTTTAGATTTCACAATCTACGtaggaaaaatcaagtggatgaatACCTAATGTCTTCATCATGAGAAAAAGCCTATTGAGTTAATTAGTGCATTTATTGAGGCCTGGTATTGCAAGATGAATAATGAGCTGGGACCATAATTGAATGAGAGAATGGTCTGAATTACATTTAGGAAATGGTAATAATGCTTTTAATGATTTCAAGCTGCTCTCTGATACACACAAAGATCATCTTTTTTAGCAAGAACATTCTCTTTGTTGTACTATATCATTGTGGAATACTCCAATCCCTGAAGAGTCAAATTTACAAGTGACACAAAAGGCAATAAAAATGCATGAAGGGGGTCCTAGTTGGTTGCAACATATTGCCAACAATGATTTGCATGAAAGATGAGGTATAAAAGATACCACCATGGAAACAGATggttggaaaaggaagtggcttGGTCGTATGATGAGGAGGTTGTTATCGTTCTGTTTgttcttgttctcaaagaggaccatgacaacagggaaatgatgacatgacttgcagttgactttgatttgagtgagggagggctgtacaaggtcaccagccagTGAGGAGAAAGGGTAACAGATGGATGGTCCAAGTGTTACATAACCAAACAACCTAGAGAAAGGCATCTAACATGTTGGGTAGATCCTCTCTGGAGGATTTATGGGGAGAAAGGAGTAAGAATTGCCCAAGATGAAAAGGAGTGAAGGGATTGTGGCAATTGAGGGTGCATGCTCATCTATCCATTGAAATATTATAGCTCTAAAGTCAGAAGGGACATTAAAggccaacctttcattttacagaggggaaaatgaggctcagagaagtgatgtgactcactcaaggtcagGTAAGTAGAgagtggcaaagtcaggatttgaagtaCAGGTTCCCTTAAGTTTAtcaaatcttgccttggacacttactagctgtgtgactctgggcaggtcactgatacttttgagtctcagtttcatcatctgtaaaatggggataataatagcccctccctcacagagttgtgaagataaaacaagataacatatacaaagtgctttgcaaacctcaaagagcTATATAATAGCTAGCTgctatctttattatttttacgCAGTTCTTTACAATTTGTTAAATGCTCTCTTCAAAACAACGCTGTGAGTACaagcattattttacagatgaggggaatgAAGCTCAAAGAAATTAGATGCTATCATGGTAAGAAACCTTctgtccccttcctcccttttattATCTTTCCCACTTCCTACctgagtaaccttgggcaaattacaaACTCCTGGGCCTCATTTAATGAAGTGATTAGACTACAGgcaccccttcccccatctccaggTCCCTTTCAGTGCTATACCTATGACCCTCTGGAACCTGTTCCCTCTGAAGTGCCTTGCCCCTGGTGCCCTAATTAGTAAATTTAAGAGCTGGGAAGGCGCAATTTCAACCCAAGACTTTTGACTCTAAACCCAACACCCTTTCGTATATCTTGGATCAGTGGTGTGAACATTGTTTTTAAAGTCTTGCTATAGAACCAAGAATATTTACACATGAAGAAGACTTTCAGTACTAACTTTCCTACATTTTGAAAACTTGTATTAGTATGTCCAATAGCAACAAACATTGGTAGATGTGTGAAGTAAAGATTTATGAAATTATGTAGAACATAACctcaattttaaattattttgtcaaaagcaaaatttatttTAGTCTCAGTAGCCAAGCATAGGTGTTCATTTTCATAGatgcaaggactgttttttttttgtgtgacaTCTTTTGTATCTCAATTCCACTGTAGAAAGTAATGGATGAAAAACTGTATCTATATCATACTTATATCCTCTGTTATTTTCAATAGGCAGTCTATTTACCGTGGTATTTTTcctagatgaaatcacagaagagACACTCAAATCATTGCtgatttgaattgaatcaaagtattgtttattttaataatagGAGAAGCTTTATGTTTCTTAGCTTAGGACTGGTGATAGTGGCGGTAACTGGTAAAACTTTCCCTGCACCAGGGGTTGGTATTAATTTAATAACTGTTTTGGAATATCTGTCCCAATGCTCTCCTCTGTTAGAATAGGTAATTGAAAATTGCTTGTGTTGTGATTATCTGATAGACAAGTGCTGGTGAATTAGTTTAAGCATTTTTCTAAATTCTGCTGCAATTACATATTCAAAAGGTTAATttcatgataaaataataaaaactgtaataaaataaaattttataataaagATGGAATGACCTTTATGAATGGAAAATGCCATcgtttcttttttattgatgataataacttttccttctctgtagggattgtttcattcattgtatcgTGTCcccggtgcctggcacattgtaggtgctgaatatgtatttataaattgtACACAAACTATCaactaattaatatttattgggATGGGGTGGAGTAAAGCTAAATGTAGTCTATATAATGTGGGCAGAGGACGTAAGTGAGTGAGCTAACAGATTCATTCAGTCACACCATCCTTATGTTgtcctctcatttttatttttttgtgtgtgaaatgGCTAAATTCTTAACCCTACATTTTATCTAAATGTATAACATTGTACTATAGTCATTTATATTATGTTAATGGAAATCTGTTTATAATGGAATAGGAAAGGAAATGATACCAAGTCTCTCTCATTTACTATTCATGGCAGTGCAAATACAGTCCCaggacctggaaaacagatagaatggggtttGCAAGGCTGCTAGTAAGCAGTGTAACAGCAAGACAATACACAGAACATCAATGATGATCttgaatatgcctatatagttctgtattgcaaggatcttcaaatctaaattgctattacaagcAGAAATCCAGACACCTAAATAGTCAGCATTCCAATAGTAGGAAATGAACCAAGCCAGAAGTAGGGTTCAGGGGGCAAGGATCTAGTCTCCAGAAATACGGGGAAAGAATGATGAGTCCTGTCCTGTAGAATCTGGCATATCAGGCAAAGAATCAGGTACAAAGGTTCAAGGCTAGAATGTGATCACTGGGAAGGAGTGTAAGAACCTAGCTCTTGGATCCAGGGCATAGGTCAAATTGGGACCAGCTGCAAGTCCAATCTCACTTTGCACCAATGAACTGCTGGCTTAGGcctccttttattcctccagCTATGGCAAGATATTCCTTATTAAGCATAATGTTAGACTTTACTTGAGTGTTTCTTTCCTGTAGGCCAAAGAGAAATGTTTCTGTTTTGGGTTTCTTGAGCAGTTGAATTGCCATAGGTGAGTGTTCTCCTAGCCTAGGTGAGATGGTGGATGCCAGCCCTATTCCTGGCAGGGCATAACGGGGACTCACTGAAGAAGTTTGCAAGAACCTGGCAAAGGAAGTTTTTATTGCCCCTGCAAGAGTGAGGTTTTGTTGACTAGACTGTTGACAAGGGCAGCATCAACAGAAGGTCTTCAATATCTCCTTCTCCTCTGGCTCCTTCCTCTTAACCTGCATGTTCAAATCTCTCtagcccttaattttttttccaaaagcattATCATGACTTTTCACTTGCTCAGCTCTCTTCTCACAAAGTTGCCTGTGCCCAatgcctccctctcctctcaaCATATTATCTCCTTACCCTCTTACAATCTGGCTGCCCTTCTAGCACTctgctgaaactgctctctccaaggtcatcaGCGACTTCCTAATAAGCAAATCCAAAGGTTTCACCTCTAACCATCTGCATGACATGTGTCCTGATGTCCCAATGGTGTGCAATGTTTAACACGTCAGCATTACTTTCCCCTAAGCTTAAGCCTTCTTCTgacatctctgtttctgtcaatGGTGCCACTGAATTCCATCTTCTGAAAGAAACTTTTCTCTGGCCCCCTTAATGCTAGAGTCTTCCACCTAAGATTATTTCCAATATGTCctctacatatcttgtttgtacatggttgcttgcatgttgttGCCTCCATTACACTATAATCtccctgagaacagggattgAATTTGCCTTTATTTACATTCCCACCATTTAGCCcatttagcacaggacctggaacAGAGTAGTGGGAgaaatgattatatatatatatatatacacatacacacacacacacatatatatatatatatacacacacatacacacacacacacatatatatacacacatacacacacacacatatatatacacacatacacacacacacacacacacacacacacacacacacacacacatatatatatatatatatatatgtaaaatgaccAATGATTTGGGGCAATCCAGAGTCCTCCACTtcttctaaagtcctgattttaaaaagttcagtctcttgaagaacattgctgataatgagattggactaagACTCCGCCCTTGTAGGCTAGCCATTGCATTCTGCTCAGGCTTGGTTGGggtataaattctttgaatagattgcctaAGGCTGAGAGTAGACTGGACATAGAGATTGTCCAAAGGTGACATGATGTCATGCTCAGCCCTTAGTTTTAAATAGCCCACCTCTCATTGTGTtaaccagagttgattgccacccctcaggaacacctacttTTGAAAGGATATAAACTATGAGCAGCCCCgccaccatgattgtctttgatctaagagagatagccaaatgaccatcctttcattaataatgtgctggccttattgataaaatgattaaattactcagaaactatgtctcttagaattattttaatcaccacagtaggtgtttattaaatgttcattgactttgCTTGCTAAAGAGCCAACTTCTCAATGGGCCACACCTTACTTGTTTGGTCAATggttccttcttctctcctccattgCTAGTGACTCCCTTTTGAGATTACCTTTTACTTACACTGTATATCTTGTgtgtactaatttttttttgcatattgttctcccattagactgtaggcTCCTTATGGGcatggactgtttttgcctttctttatatcaccaGCAGTACCCAGAAtagaggaggcacttaataaatgcttgttgactgactgtgttCAGTGTTAGGCTCAAGAAAATCTGAAGGATCCTCAGTGTAAAGCGAGCATGCTCCTGTAGAGCCCTAGAAGCCCGGATTTCAgacctgcctctgtctctgtctctgctctgaCTTCCCAGGAGTCTGTGAAGCCCATGCCTGTTTTTTCTTAAATGCTAGCATCATCTAACTATGGTCTCTGAACTCTCAAGTTTTGATggtcctttccaaatcttctAAAACTTTCAATTTAGTTAAAGAAACATTTACCAATTGCCTGGTGAGTGCAAATCACTATACCAGGAGAGTTTAGATAAGACAGGGCcttttgtcctcaaggaactagCTAACAAAATTAGTAAGGAGATGAGACATAGAGGCCAGTAACTAACTTATCCAAGGATACATGATAAGTACTTTAGAGAAGTATGACAAAAAGAGCTATTCAAGGTTGTTCCCAATAAAAGGGATCAAGAAacacttcatggaggaggtattAGCCAAGTTGAGATTTAAAGGATGGACAGGAATTcaacaagtgggaaagggagagggagaccaCACAAGGCACAGAAAACAGAAGGAGCAAATGCTCAAGAGTAGGAAAGCACATTCTAGGGCCAGAATACTCCAGTTTGACTAGAGCATAGTGTATATCtaaagatggaaaagaaggaTGGCCTTTGATTGTAGAATGGATGCCAAGTCAAGGTCTCTGAACTTTGTTTGATAGACAATGGGGAGCTCCTGAAGGTTTTTTGAGCAGAAAATGGACATGACCAGATCTACGTATGAGGAAGATTATTATGATATGGTAATATAAAGGATGgataaggagaagaaaaggtaGAGCTAAGAAAACCTGTTAGGAGGCTATAGATAGGGATATggagaaatatagatatagatatggatagaaaTGAGGTCCATGTTAGGACGGCAACAGTGGGAATAAAGAAGAAGGGGCATATACAAGAAATATTGCAGAGAGAGGATTGACAACGTTTGGTAAATAACTTTGAGAGGTGATGCGGAGCAAAGAGTAAAAGAATGCACATAAGTTTTGAATGAATCCAGATAATGACTGGGACTGGATCAGAGAGAAAGAGCTATCTATTAACTCCATTAGCCTCTCTAatccaagtcaacaagcatttattagctacctactatgtaccaggcactatgttaatcCCTCTGCAAAGCTGTCTCGACATTTATCCCACAAAGGAGAAGTTGGCCTAGAGTCAATGGCAGTCAATTAGGAAATATGAGGCCATTTCTGTAACGTGGCATCAAGAGATTTACAGCTGCAAAGGTTAATGGGAAATAGGGATGGGAGCCAAGTAGATTATTGTCATTGTATTGCTTTACTCATTTTGGCTAGCTTTGTGCTATGCCACATGCTTAAGAAATGACTTTTGGAAATTATTATCTTCAGACCTTTAAGTCTAAAGATGTATACCACTATGTAGTGGTATAATGGAATACGCACTACATTAAAAATGAGGGGTTCCTACTAATAACCCCTTGTATGACCTTGGCTGAATGACTTAATTATTCTGGGCatctcacctgtagaatgagggCGTTAGACTAAGTAGCTTCATTCCTCTAAAAAACATTtataagtgcctactctatgtaAGGCATCAtcctaggtgttggggatacaaaaatgaaaaaatgcctGGGAACCTAAACTCAACTGTTGGGATATGCTGTGTAAATATATAGTTATAATACAAATTAGGATGACGTCAGTTCATAGGAGAGGTTGAACCAGGAAGCATGAGATATTTTGGAAGGAAGGATCAGCTCTCACTAAGGTGTCCTAGGGGAATTAGCTTCATTAGGGAAGTGGTACCTGAACTGGGTCTTGGAGagggaaatatttctttttttgcttttgtttttttttcatttaattttttcccctcaattacacgtaaacaaaatgtttttaacattctcttaaaaaaaagtgagtttcaaattctcaccCTCTCTCCATCCACTTTGAGATGGCAAGAAgtttgatgtagattatacatgtccagtcatgcaaaacatttccttattagccatgttgcaaaagaagatgaagaccaaaaacacaagaataataaagtaaaaaaaaggatgcttccatctgcattcagactccagttgctctttctctggagattggtagcatttttcatcatatgtgaAGGGACATATTTCAATAGGTTGAGCTGTCCATAAactataggatttagagcttgaaggaacctcagagactatATCTAGCCTAACTTGCTCTTTTTTACgggtgagggaaactgaggatgagggaggtaaaatgacttgcccaaagtcacacaggtagtgagtgtcagaggcaagtATGAATGAAACTATCCTGTGTCCTATGACACAGGAATGGGGTTCAGAGGCTATTTTCAAGAACGTGCC is from Trichosurus vulpecula isolate mTriVul1 chromosome 7, mTriVul1.pri, whole genome shotgun sequence and encodes:
- the DDO gene encoding D-aspartate oxidase isoform X1 encodes the protein MTRVAVIGAGVVGLSTAVCISESIPQCSIDIISDKFTPDTTSDVAAGILIPHAYPDTPIHLQKQWFQETFDRLFAITNSSEALDAGVHLVSGWQIYRSVPPQERPFWADTVLGFRKMTELELKKFPQHVFGQAFTTVKCEGLSYLPWLEKRIRASGGQVHTRKVEDLWELYGSYDVVVNCSGLGSRELVGDSQLFPVRGQVLKVQAPWVKHFIRDGDGQTYIYPGAFNVTLGGTRQKDDWNLSPDPQNSRDILARCCALEPSLQGAWDIKEKVGLRPSWPGVRLQTEILAQDGHQLPVVHNYGHGSGGFSVHWGTALQAVQLVKKLISPLKISTSKAKL
- the DDO gene encoding D-aspartate oxidase isoform X2, whose amino-acid sequence is MTELELKKFPQHVFGQAFTTVKCEGLSYLPWLEKRIRASGGQVHTRKVEDLWELYGSYDVVVNCSGLGSRELVGDSQLFPVRGQVLKVQAPWVKHFIRDGDGQTYIYPGAFNVTLGGTRQKDDWNLSPDPQNSRDILARCCALEPSLQGAWDIKEKVGLRPSWPGVRLQTEILAQDGHQLPVVHNYGHGSGGFSVHWGTALQAVQLVKKLISPLKISTSKAKL